One genomic segment of Sphingobacteriales bacterium includes these proteins:
- a CDS encoding TlpA family protein disulfide reductase has product MIFFRLAAFALLFIGFATINPVKAQTTQATETPTAAANQLPNIELANTDGQKVNIAQNYAQPGRLTIFSFWATWCAPCKKELRNIAEVYDDWQTDYGVKLVAVSTDDARSSARVKPLVDAERWTYEVLLDVNEDFKRAINAQSVPHTILVNENGKIIFEHSGYVEGDEDHLEEAIKAYHETANPDKATEK; this is encoded by the coding sequence ATGATCTTTTTTCGTTTAGCCGCCTTTGCTTTATTGTTTATTGGTTTTGCCACCATAAACCCTGTCAAAGCCCAAACTACTCAAGCCACTGAAACACCCACCGCCGCTGCCAATCAATTACCCAATATTGAATTGGCCAATACCGATGGTCAAAAAGTAAATATTGCTCAAAATTACGCCCAACCCGGCCGGCTCACCATTTTTAGCTTTTGGGCTACCTGGTGCGCCCCCTGCAAAAAAGAGCTTCGCAATATTGCCGAGGTTTACGATGACTGGCAAACCGACTACGGCGTTAAATTAGTAGCGGTAAGTACTGACGATGCCCGCAGTTCGGCACGTGTTAAGCCCTTGGTTGATGCCGAAAGATGGACTTACGAAGTTCTGTTAGATGTGAACGAAGATTTTAAACGAGCCATCAATGCACAAAGTGTACCGCACACTATTTTAGTAAATGAAAACGGCAAAATTATATTCGAACATTCCGGATATGTTGAAGGAGACGAAGACCATTTAGAAGAGGCAATTAAGGCCTACCATGAAACCGCAAACCCTGACAAAGCCACCGAAAAATAA